In a genomic window of Arthrobacter woluwensis:
- a CDS encoding FtsW/RodA/SpoVE family cell cycle protein, whose protein sequence is MSSAAATQPVVKSRRNIELVLLVLALLVGIGASVMVGINNPDSFNKDFWFQSSLLVVASLAVHITLRLRAKYADPFILPIVVALNGLGLAMIHRLDGPKSDVGNTQLRWTLIAVVCTIALIWFLKDHRRLRRFTYISLAASAVLLVLPLVPGLSAGEINGANLWIKLGPFTFQPGEIAKITLAIFFAGYLSVNRDLILLAGRKVGKLQFPRFRDMGPMLAAWAVSIGILVLQRDMGTSFMFFSLFMVMIYVATGRVSWVIIGVVLIAVAGIVASQLFSHVKYRMESWSNAFDPEIYNRDLGGSYQIVQGLFGMADGGVFGTGLGQGQPNRVPFSNSDMIIASFGEELGLIGLSAMILLYLLLITRGFRAALGTRDSFGKLLGVGLSFVMAVQCFVVIGGVTRLIPLTGLTTPFLAAGGSSLLANWIVAGLLLMISNVARGPIDTSPLRDGEAPVSGPSATAEAPSRPTTPALGTAQSGQEVHS, encoded by the coding sequence ATGAGTTCAGCCGCCGCCACTCAGCCGGTCGTGAAGTCCCGCCGCAACATCGAACTGGTGCTCCTGGTCCTCGCCCTCCTGGTCGGGATCGGCGCGAGCGTGATGGTCGGCATCAACAATCCGGACTCCTTCAACAAGGACTTCTGGTTCCAGTCGAGCCTGCTGGTCGTCGCATCCCTCGCGGTGCATATAACGCTGCGTCTCCGGGCAAAGTATGCCGATCCGTTCATTCTTCCGATCGTGGTCGCACTGAACGGCCTCGGCCTGGCCATGATCCACCGGCTGGACGGGCCCAAGAGCGACGTCGGCAACACCCAGTTGCGCTGGACGCTGATCGCCGTCGTGTGCACGATCGCGCTGATCTGGTTCCTCAAGGACCACCGGCGGCTGCGCCGTTTCACCTACATCTCCCTGGCTGCCAGTGCCGTCCTCCTGGTCCTGCCGCTGGTCCCCGGCCTCTCCGCCGGGGAGATCAACGGCGCCAATCTGTGGATCAAGCTCGGCCCGTTCACGTTCCAGCCCGGTGAGATCGCGAAGATCACGCTGGCGATCTTCTTCGCCGGATACCTCTCGGTGAACCGCGACCTGATCCTGCTCGCCGGCCGCAAGGTGGGCAAGCTCCAGTTCCCCCGTTTCCGGGACATGGGACCTATGCTCGCGGCCTGGGCCGTCAGCATCGGCATCCTGGTCCTGCAGCGGGACATGGGAACGTCCTTCATGTTCTTCAGCCTGTTCATGGTGATGATCTACGTGGCCACCGGCCGCGTCAGCTGGGTCATCATCGGCGTGGTCCTCATCGCCGTCGCCGGCATCGTGGCGTCCCAGCTGTTCTCGCATGTGAAGTACCGCATGGAGAGCTGGTCCAATGCCTTCGACCCTGAGATCTACAACCGCGATCTCGGCGGCAGCTATCAGATCGTCCAGGGCCTCTTCGGCATGGCCGACGGCGGCGTGTTCGGCACCGGGCTCGGCCAGGGACAGCCGAACCGGGTCCCGTTCTCCAACAGCGACATGATCATCGCCTCGTTCGGCGAGGAACTCGGCCTGATCGGCCTGTCCGCCATGATCCTGCTCTACCTCCTGCTCATCACCCGCGGCTTCCGCGCGGCGCTCGGCACGCGGGACTCCTTCGGCAAGCTGCTCGGCGTCGGGCTGTCCTTCGTCATGGCGGTCCAGTGCTTCGTGGTCATCGGCGGCGTCACGCGCCTCATCCCGCTCACCGGCCTGACCACCCCGTTCCTCGCGGCCGGTGGCTCCTCCCTGCTGGCCAACTGGATCGTCGCCGGCCTGCTGCTCATGATCTCCAATGTGGCCCGCGGCCCCATCGACACCAGCCCGCTGCGTGACGGTGAAGCTCCCGTGTCCGGCCCCTCGGCTACGGCCGAAGCCCCGTCGCGGCCCACCACGCCCGCCCTGGGGACGGCACAGAGCGGTCAGGAGGTGCACTCGTGA
- a CDS encoding PP2C family protein-serine/threonine phosphatase, which translates to MRYAARSDVGLVRAKNDDSAYAGRHLAVVADGMGGHAGGNVASASTVLDLVHLDHDEYDGDAGTVLADEIQTANSILSQLVHVDPLLAGMGTTVTALLLADGKLNYAHIGDSRAYRLRDGAFEQVSVDHTFVQRLVDEGRLRPEEAETHPHKNVLMRVLGDVDASPELDLNELEAREGDRWLLCSDGLNFVPHHMVEAVVRGTASVARAADQLIELTLAAGSPDNVTVIVLDIIADDASASTAVPAGAAGAAAGDSAAADAAPAVAEPVDDDTDAPGAGADADEKSGKTGPDPSFTEGINTVLLTPSPAEDTRTDPNLGAHLTAEVLRLELEARPHELVGAAALALETGKIPNIAGRAVARRAATVLTHRQESPEAETDEEAVAPAARPRRRWFRWAVSLVVAAVLGVGLWFGYAWTQTRYYVGEVDGRVAIYNGVSQQLGPIKLSTVHSVTEIQVSSLPSFSQQRVKETIPARDLPDAELVVRNLSLGHDFDERQCPTGSPSPSAVPSGKVSASPGTATPKPGSSASPKPSGSASPSATATSPAACGGAR; encoded by the coding sequence ATGCGCTACGCCGCACGATCAGATGTGGGGCTCGTGCGCGCCAAGAACGACGACTCGGCCTACGCGGGGCGTCACCTCGCCGTGGTGGCCGACGGCATGGGCGGACACGCGGGCGGCAACGTCGCGTCCGCCTCGACCGTGCTCGATCTGGTCCACCTGGATCACGACGAGTACGACGGCGACGCCGGCACCGTCCTCGCGGACGAGATCCAGACCGCGAACTCGATCCTCTCGCAGCTCGTCCATGTCGACCCGCTCCTGGCCGGCATGGGAACCACCGTCACGGCCCTGCTCCTGGCCGACGGCAAGCTCAACTACGCCCACATCGGCGATTCCCGCGCCTACCGGCTCCGTGACGGCGCCTTCGAGCAGGTCAGCGTGGACCACACGTTCGTTCAGCGCCTGGTGGATGAGGGCCGGCTGCGGCCCGAGGAAGCCGAGACCCACCCGCACAAGAACGTGCTCATGCGCGTCCTGGGCGATGTGGACGCCAGCCCCGAACTCGATCTCAACGAACTCGAGGCCCGCGAAGGCGACCGCTGGCTCCTCTGCTCCGACGGCCTGAACTTCGTCCCGCACCACATGGTGGAGGCGGTGGTCCGCGGCACCGCGTCGGTCGCCCGCGCCGCCGATCAGCTCATCGAACTCACGCTCGCCGCCGGTTCCCCGGACAACGTCACCGTGATCGTCCTGGACATCATCGCCGACGACGCCTCCGCGTCCACCGCAGTACCCGCCGGGGCCGCCGGCGCCGCAGCCGGGGACAGCGCCGCTGCCGACGCCGCTCCCGCAGTGGCCGAGCCGGTGGACGACGACACCGATGCTCCCGGAGCCGGCGCCGACGCCGACGAGAAGTCCGGCAAAACCGGCCCGGACCCGTCCTTCACCGAAGGCATCAACACGGTTCTCCTCACCCCGTCCCCCGCCGAGGACACCCGTACCGACCCCAACCTCGGCGCCCACCTGACGGCCGAGGTCCTCCGTCTGGAACTGGAGGCCCGGCCCCACGAACTCGTCGGAGCAGCCGCCCTGGCCCTCGAGACGGGCAAGATCCCCAACATCGCCGGCCGCGCCGTCGCACGGCGCGCGGCGACCGTGCTCACGCACCGGCAGGAGAGCCCGGAGGCGGAGACCGACGAGGAGGCCGTCGCGCCCGCCGCACGGCCGCGCCGTCGCTGGTTCCGCTGGGCCGTCTCGCTTGTGGTGGCCGCCGTCCTCGGCGTGGGCCTCTGGTTCGGGTACGCCTGGACCCAGACCCGCTATTACGTGGGTGAAGTGGACGGCCGCGTGGCCATCTACAACGGGGTCTCCCAGCAATTGGGCCCCATCAAACTCTCCACCGTGCACTCCGTGACGGAGATCCAGGTGAGCAGTCTGCCGTCCTTCTCCCAGCAGCGGGTGAAGGAGACCATCCCGGCCCGTGATCTGCCGGACGCCGAGCTGGTGGTCCGCAACCTCAGCCTGGGCCACGACTTCGACGAACGTCAGTGCCCCACGGGGTCGCCTTCGCCGTCGGCGGTTCCGAGCGGCAAGGTCTCGGCAAGCCCGGGCACGGCCACGCCCAAGCCCGGCTCCTCGGCGAGCCCGAAGCCGTCCGGCTCGGCGTCGCCCTCCGCCACCGCCACGTCACCCGCAGCCTGTGGAGGTGCCCGATGA
- a CDS encoding FhaA domain-containing protein yields the protein MGLLDRVERGLEKAVRGVFSGGSKAQLQPVEIASLLRREMDNKVLTVSTSRSIAPNSFEVLLSETDYARAEDWGTALAEELCDVVIAHAKSQGYTLPGPVRVAFVREPTLKPGDVTVQSRADKSQGSTPSPTRGPVAPSAPDRAPTQVQPVLDLNDQRYSLNAASIILGRASDADIPVDDTGVSRRHLEIRTQGNASWAVDLGSTNGSYINGQRLNGSMELTDGSVITMGRTRMIFRLIPVNSFPSTRGGTHE from the coding sequence ATGGGTTTGCTCGACCGTGTTGAACGCGGCCTGGAAAAGGCCGTCCGTGGCGTCTTCAGCGGTGGCTCGAAGGCTCAGCTGCAGCCTGTCGAGATCGCCAGCCTCCTGCGCCGCGAAATGGACAACAAGGTGCTGACCGTCTCCACGAGCCGGAGCATCGCCCCGAACAGTTTCGAGGTCCTGCTGAGCGAGACCGACTACGCCCGCGCCGAGGACTGGGGGACCGCCCTGGCCGAGGAACTGTGCGACGTCGTGATCGCTCACGCCAAGAGCCAGGGGTACACGCTGCCCGGTCCGGTGCGCGTGGCCTTCGTCCGCGAACCCACCCTCAAACCCGGCGACGTGACCGTCCAGTCCCGCGCGGATAAGTCCCAGGGCTCCACGCCCTCGCCGACCCGCGGGCCCGTGGCGCCGTCGGCCCCCGACCGCGCGCCCACCCAGGTCCAGCCCGTGCTGGATCTGAACGATCAGCGCTACTCGCTCAACGCCGCCAGCATCATCCTCGGACGCGCGTCCGACGCCGACATCCCCGTCGATGACACCGGCGTCTCCCGTCGGCACCTCGAGATCCGCACCCAGGGCAATGCCAGCTGGGCCGTGGATCTGGGGTCCACCAACGGCAGCTACATCAACGGCCAGCGGCTGAACGGCAGCATGGAGCTGACGGACGGCTCGGTCATCACCATGGGGCGCACCCGCATGATCTTCCGGCTCATTCCCGTCAACTCATTCCCGTCGACCCGGGGAGGAACGCATGAATGA
- a CDS encoding TetR/AcrR family transcriptional regulator, translating to MSTPSTEDQAPRRRVGRPIKAVLTHESIVQAALELVTVKGYEGLTMSAMAKKLGVSPSALYNHVTNKQEILILVEDHLAAQVDVSAFESEPWEDAVRHWAWSYREVFAQHTPLIPIIAVLPVTDAPRTLAMYEAVSAGFRQAGFPEARIVPAIVALESFIFGSAYDATAPADIFSTGSEGERTPHFTSAVASFEEAEGGSNPDRAFSMGLDALIGGFRALLPATSPA from the coding sequence ATGAGCACCCCCAGCACTGAGGACCAGGCCCCCCGTCGGCGCGTGGGCCGGCCCATCAAGGCCGTCCTGACCCATGAGTCGATCGTCCAGGCCGCCCTGGAACTGGTGACGGTCAAGGGGTATGAAGGCCTCACGATGTCCGCCATGGCGAAGAAGCTGGGCGTCTCGCCCTCCGCGCTCTACAACCACGTCACCAACAAGCAGGAGATCCTCATCCTGGTGGAGGACCACCTCGCCGCACAGGTGGATGTGAGCGCCTTCGAGAGCGAGCCGTGGGAGGACGCCGTCCGGCACTGGGCCTGGAGCTACCGCGAGGTCTTCGCGCAGCACACTCCGCTCATCCCGATCATCGCGGTCCTGCCCGTGACCGACGCCCCGCGCACGCTGGCCATGTATGAGGCGGTGAGCGCCGGGTTCCGCCAGGCGGGCTTCCCGGAGGCGCGGATCGTCCCGGCCATCGTGGCCCTGGAGTCCTTCATCTTCGGTTCGGCCTACGACGCGACCGCACCCGCGGACATTTTCAGCACCGGCTCCGAGGGCGAGCGGACCCCGCACTTCACCTCGGCCGTGGCCAGCTTCGAGGAGGCCGAAGGCGGGAGCAACCCGGACCGGGCCTTCAGCATGGGCCTCGACGCGCTGATCGGCGGCTTCCGCGCCCTGCTCCCCGCGACGTCGCCCGCCTAG
- a CDS encoding VOC family protein: MRVKMCSIHVTDPAAAHAVYTEKFGFDTLMAIPEANLFIVQDASIPGGPGLLLEPSDNPIGEDYRSRVYEAGMPAIVFGVDDVAAEATRLAAAGLRVVGEPVVDPSGTYVDVDDSCGNLIRLHQD, from the coding sequence ATGCGAGTGAAGATGTGCAGTATCCATGTGACCGACCCCGCCGCGGCCCACGCCGTCTACACCGAGAAGTTCGGTTTCGACACTCTGATGGCGATCCCCGAGGCCAATCTCTTCATCGTCCAGGACGCCTCCATCCCGGGCGGCCCGGGTCTGCTGCTCGAGCCGAGCGACAACCCGATCGGCGAGGACTACCGCTCCCGCGTCTACGAAGCCGGGATGCCGGCGATCGTCTTCGGCGTCGACGACGTCGCCGCCGAGGCCACCCGTCTCGCCGCCGCCGGACTGCGCGTGGTGGGCGAACCTGTCGTTGACCCGTCCGGGACCTACGTCGACGTGGACGACTCCTGCGGCAACCTCATCCGCCTGCACCAGGACTGA
- a CDS encoding serine hydrolase domain-containing protein — protein MSTASTPAVHGATAPGFERTRQAFAEGFDGRPDMGAALSVYRGGEKVVDLWGGVKDARTAEPWEEGTAAVIFSCTKGLASVLVARLAEQELVDYDAPLATYWPEFGARGKDRLTVREALGHRGGLAAVRVPLTREQVLDWDFMTALLADQEPLWEPGAGYAYHSITHGWLSGELIRRVTGKTAGELFAEVFGPVHPEGWLGLPAAEEHRVAHISLSDGYLRGVQDRLSLPNPFAAHGPELGGALPPTLVGEDTGANDPFFHRHEFPAAGGITTARALAAYWSATVHDDGARLLGDAALADALTVVSEGPLELDIPGPGEDRFAAGFQLPGVDQDLLGPAGFGHYGAGGQLGFAEPEQGTGFGYLSNWMEPDAGRATAVVRALREDLAEL, from the coding sequence ATGAGCACAGCGTCCACCCCCGCCGTCCACGGCGCCACCGCCCCCGGTTTCGAGCGCACCCGGCAAGCGTTCGCGGAAGGGTTCGACGGCCGTCCGGACATGGGCGCGGCCCTGTCCGTCTACCGCGGCGGCGAGAAAGTGGTGGACCTCTGGGGCGGCGTGAAGGACGCCCGCACGGCGGAACCCTGGGAAGAGGGCACCGCCGCGGTCATCTTCTCCTGCACCAAGGGTCTGGCGTCTGTGCTCGTGGCCCGGCTGGCGGAGCAGGAACTGGTCGATTACGACGCGCCGCTCGCCACCTACTGGCCGGAATTCGGAGCGCGCGGCAAGGACCGGCTCACGGTGCGGGAGGCCCTCGGGCACCGCGGTGGTCTCGCAGCCGTCCGGGTCCCGCTCACGCGGGAGCAGGTATTGGACTGGGACTTCATGACCGCCCTGCTGGCGGATCAGGAACCCCTCTGGGAGCCCGGCGCCGGATACGCCTACCACTCGATCACCCACGGCTGGCTGAGTGGCGAGCTGATCCGCCGCGTGACGGGCAAGACCGCGGGCGAACTCTTCGCCGAGGTCTTCGGTCCGGTGCATCCTGAAGGCTGGCTCGGCCTGCCGGCCGCGGAGGAACACCGGGTGGCCCACATCAGCCTGTCGGACGGTTACCTGCGGGGCGTCCAGGACCGACTGTCCCTGCCCAATCCGTTCGCCGCCCACGGTCCGGAGCTGGGCGGCGCGCTGCCGCCGACCCTCGTGGGCGAGGACACCGGCGCCAACGACCCCTTCTTCCACCGCCACGAATTCCCGGCCGCAGGCGGCATCACCACTGCTCGCGCCCTGGCCGCCTACTGGTCGGCCACGGTGCACGACGACGGCGCGCGCCTCCTCGGCGACGCCGCGCTGGCCGATGCGCTCACGGTCGTGAGTGAGGGGCCGCTGGAGCTCGACATCCCCGGCCCCGGCGAAGACCGCTTTGCCGCGGGGTTCCAGCTGCCGGGCGTCGACCAGGACCTCCTCGGCCCCGCGGGCTTCGGCCACTACGGCGCGGGCGGGCAGCTGGGCTTCGCCGAACCCGAGCAGGGCACCGGCTTCGGCTACCTCAGCAATTGGATGGAGCCCGACGCCGGCCGCGCCACCGCCGTCGTCCGCGCGCTGCGGGAGGACCTCGCGGAGCTCTGA
- a CDS encoding VOC family protein, with the protein MIFVNLPTSDLDRAKTFYTSLGFTINPLFTDENAACVVLDENVFFMILRREFFSTFTTRELVDPATQVQVLNAISRDSRDHVDSTAEAGLANGGKEHRDPQDLGFMYSRSIEDPDGNILEFVYMEPQAVENGPGEHVAEQAAG; encoded by the coding sequence ATGATTTTCGTGAACCTGCCCACCAGCGACCTGGATCGGGCCAAGACCTTCTACACCTCCCTCGGCTTCACCATCAACCCGCTTTTCACCGATGAGAACGCGGCCTGCGTGGTGCTGGACGAGAACGTCTTCTTCATGATCCTGCGGCGCGAGTTCTTCTCCACCTTCACCACGCGTGAGCTGGTGGACCCCGCCACCCAGGTCCAGGTCCTCAATGCGATCAGCCGCGACTCCCGCGACCACGTGGACAGCACCGCCGAGGCGGGCCTCGCCAACGGCGGCAAGGAGCACCGCGACCCCCAGGATCTCGGCTTCATGTACTCGCGCTCCATCGAGGACCCGGACGGCAACATCCTCGAGTTCGTCTACATGGAGCCGCAGGCCGTGGAGAACGGCCCGGGCGAGCACGTGGCCGAGCAGGCAGCCGGCTGA
- a CDS encoding flavin monoamine oxidase family protein, whose product MLTLDRDVVIVGAGPSGLTAARRLKKAGLSVAVLEARDRVGGRTWTDTIDGAMLEIGGQWVSPDQTALMELLDGLGLEMYSRYREGESIYLGADGKLSRYTGASFPVSEETAAEMDRLTAIMDELAAEIGAEEPWAHAKSRELDTISFHHWLRQNSSNEEACNNIGLFIAGGMLTKPAHAFSALQAILMAASAGSFSNLTDEDFILDKRVVGGMQQVSLLQAAELGDDVVLDSPVRTINYTEDGNGGYKVVAESDRAVVNARFVIMAVPPNLYSRVSFNPPLPRRQHQMHQHQSLGLVIKVHAVYETPFWRDKGLSGTCFGADAIVQEVYDNTNHEDPRGTLVGFVSDEKADAMFELSEEERKATILDSIATYLGEEAKNPSVFYLSDWGSEEWTRGAYAASYDLGGLSRYGKSQHDAVGPIYWSSSDLAAEGYQHVDGAVRMGQKTADRIIAANQELRQEALSQA is encoded by the coding sequence ATGCTCACTCTTGATCGCGACGTCGTGATCGTCGGCGCCGGCCCGTCCGGCCTGACCGCAGCCCGTCGACTCAAGAAGGCCGGCCTGAGCGTGGCCGTCCTGGAAGCGCGCGACCGTGTGGGTGGGCGCACCTGGACCGACACCATCGACGGCGCCATGCTCGAAATCGGCGGCCAGTGGGTCTCCCCGGACCAGACCGCGCTCATGGAACTCCTCGACGGGCTCGGCCTCGAGATGTACTCCCGCTACCGTGAGGGCGAGTCCATCTACCTGGGCGCCGACGGCAAGCTCAGCCGCTACACCGGCGCCAGCTTCCCGGTGAGCGAGGAGACCGCGGCCGAGATGGACCGCCTCACCGCCATCATGGACGAGCTCGCCGCCGAGATCGGCGCCGAGGAGCCCTGGGCCCACGCGAAGTCCCGCGAACTCGACACCATCTCCTTCCACCACTGGTTGCGTCAGAACTCCAGCAATGAAGAGGCCTGCAACAACATCGGCCTGTTCATCGCCGGCGGCATGCTGACCAAGCCGGCACACGCCTTCTCCGCGCTCCAGGCGATCCTCATGGCCGCCTCCGCCGGTTCCTTCTCCAACCTCACGGATGAGGACTTCATCCTGGACAAGCGCGTGGTGGGCGGTATGCAGCAGGTCTCCCTGCTCCAGGCCGCGGAACTGGGCGACGACGTCGTGCTGGATTCCCCGGTCCGCACCATCAACTACACCGAGGACGGCAACGGCGGCTACAAGGTCGTGGCCGAGTCCGATCGCGCCGTGGTCAACGCCCGCTTCGTCATCATGGCCGTGCCGCCGAACCTCTACAGCCGCGTTTCGTTCAACCCGCCGCTGCCCCGCCGCCAGCACCAGATGCACCAGCACCAGTCCCTGGGCCTGGTCATCAAGGTCCACGCCGTGTATGAGACCCCGTTCTGGCGCGACAAGGGCCTGTCCGGCACCTGCTTCGGCGCGGACGCCATCGTCCAGGAGGTCTACGACAACACCAACCACGAGGATCCCCGTGGCACCCTCGTGGGCTTCGTCTCCGACGAGAAGGCCGACGCCATGTTCGAACTGAGCGAGGAAGAGCGCAAGGCCACCATCCTGGACTCCATCGCGACCTACCTCGGCGAAGAGGCCAAGAACCCGTCCGTGTTCTACCTCTCCGACTGGGGCTCCGAGGAGTGGACCCGTGGCGCCTACGCCGCGAGCTACGACCTGGGTGGCCTGAGCCGCTACGGCAAGTCCCAGCACGACGCCGTGGGCCCGATCTACTGGTCCTCCTCCGACCTGGCCGCCGAGGGCTACCAGCACGTCGACGGCGCGGTCCGCATGGGCCAGAAGACCGCCGACCGCATCATCGCCGCGAACCAGGAACTGCGCCAGGAGGCCCTGAGCCAGGCCTGA
- a CDS encoding LysR family transcriptional regulator substrate-binding protein produces the protein MDSLTFLYVPGVTPGKWIRRWEERMPQIALERRLVEDDAVATLALLDAGEADLAFVRVHAGTAATLREGRFAIPLYEEQQAVVAAKGHEIAAFEELALEDLEGETLLDNSLEGLRALGGLEMALEVVASGAGLLVLPLPEVRHLNNPDVVARPLHDTAPSEIVLVWRQDADSDEIQEFVGIVRGRRADSGRQPSVNQEQQAQAAKARKTRSAVAGAHGASRGKGGAQKGRSGGKPAQGKPGGGKGSGRGRGKPPSSGRKGR, from the coding sequence GTGGATTCCCTGACCTTCCTGTACGTCCCTGGCGTCACGCCGGGGAAGTGGATCCGCCGCTGGGAAGAGCGGATGCCGCAGATCGCGCTGGAGCGCCGCCTGGTGGAAGACGACGCCGTGGCCACCCTGGCCCTGCTGGACGCCGGCGAGGCGGACCTCGCCTTCGTCCGCGTCCACGCCGGGACCGCCGCCACGCTGCGTGAGGGCCGTTTCGCGATCCCGCTCTACGAGGAGCAGCAGGCCGTGGTGGCCGCCAAGGGCCACGAGATCGCGGCCTTCGAGGAGCTCGCACTGGAGGACCTGGAGGGTGAGACGCTTCTCGACAACTCCCTCGAGGGACTGCGGGCACTGGGCGGGCTGGAGATGGCGCTCGAGGTCGTGGCCAGCGGCGCGGGACTCCTGGTCCTGCCGCTGCCCGAGGTGCGGCATCTCAACAACCCGGACGTCGTGGCCCGTCCGCTGCACGACACCGCACCGAGTGAGATCGTCCTCGTGTGGCGGCAGGACGCGGATTCGGACGAGATCCAGGAGTTCGTGGGGATCGTCCGCGGACGACGTGCGGATTCCGGCCGGCAGCCCTCGGTGAACCAGGAGCAGCAGGCGCAGGCGGCCAAGGCCCGGAAGACGCGCAGCGCCGTGGCAGGAGCTCACGGGGCGTCCAGGGGCAAGGGCGGCGCCCAGAAGGGGCGATCCGGCGGCAAACCGGCCCAGGGGAAGCCGGGGGGCGGCAAAGGGTCCGGTCGCGGGCGCGGCAAACCGCCGTCGTCGGGCCGTAAGGGCCGCTGA
- a CDS encoding winged helix-turn-helix transcriptional regulator, which produces MAARNYGQYCGVVRALELVGERWALLIVRDLLVGPRRYSDLKKGLSRIPTNILSDRLKELQAAGLVRRVPVPRCGLVYELTPYGRELEDVVLALGRWGFKAMGEPREGDEVTADSLTMALRTAFDAEASARTPATVFTLHLGDVTLVARAADGRLDVVGGADAKAASGESDAVEFAAGPQLRELIAGTLSPAEAQHSGALHVLDGDARLLERFTSLFHLDGAVAA; this is translated from the coding sequence ATGGCCGCGCGGAATTACGGCCAGTACTGCGGTGTGGTGCGGGCCCTGGAACTCGTGGGGGAACGGTGGGCGCTGCTCATCGTCCGGGATCTTCTGGTGGGCCCGCGCCGCTACTCCGATCTGAAGAAGGGTCTGAGCCGCATCCCCACGAACATCCTCAGCGACCGGCTCAAGGAGCTCCAGGCCGCGGGACTCGTGCGGCGCGTCCCCGTGCCGCGCTGCGGGCTGGTCTACGAGCTCACTCCCTACGGCCGGGAGCTGGAGGACGTGGTCCTCGCGCTCGGCCGCTGGGGGTTCAAGGCGATGGGGGAGCCGCGGGAAGGCGACGAGGTCACCGCGGACTCCCTCACCATGGCGTTGCGGACCGCGTTCGACGCCGAAGCGTCCGCGCGCACGCCCGCCACGGTGTTCACCCTCCACCTGGGGGACGTCACGCTCGTGGCGCGGGCGGCGGACGGGCGGCTCGACGTCGTCGGCGGGGCGGACGCGAAAGCGGCCTCAGGCGAGTCGGACGCCGTCGAGTTCGCTGCCGGGCCGCAGCTGCGGGAGCTGATCGCCGGGACGCTGTCCCCGGCCGAGGCGCAGCACTCCGGCGCCCTTCACGTGCTCGACGGCGACGCGCGCCTCCTTGAGCGCTTCACGTCCCTCTTCCACCTGGACGGAGCGGTGGCCGCCTAG
- a CDS encoding FHA domain-containing protein FhaB/FipA, giving the protein MNELSDLTVTALRFGFLLLIWVLIFSIVSAMRRDLMIGGTAKTGALTARQLRKHPELAQAQAPVARQQARHLVVTEGPLAGTHLDLASSPILLGRAQEATLVLEDDYASGRHARLFPQGSRWFIEDLGSTNGTYLGDQQLTRALPVELGVPVRIGKTVIELRP; this is encoded by the coding sequence ATGAATGAACTCAGCGATCTGACCGTCACGGCACTCCGCTTCGGTTTCCTCCTGCTGATCTGGGTGCTGATCTTCAGCATCGTCTCGGCCATGCGCCGGGACCTCATGATCGGCGGCACGGCCAAGACCGGCGCCCTCACCGCACGCCAACTCCGCAAACACCCCGAACTCGCTCAGGCACAGGCTCCCGTGGCCCGCCAGCAGGCCCGCCACCTCGTGGTCACCGAGGGCCCCCTCGCGGGAACCCACCTGGACCTGGCGTCCAGCCCCATCCTTCTGGGCCGCGCCCAGGAAGCCACGCTGGTCCTCGAGGACGACTACGCCTCGGGACGTCACGCACGCCTCTTCCCGCAGGGCAGCCGCTGGTTCATCGAGGACCTCGGCTCCACGAACGGCACCTATCTCGGAGATCAGCAGCTCACCCGAGCGCTGCCCGTTGAGCTGGGCGTCCCCGTCCGGATCGGCAAGACGGTCATCGAATTGAGGCCGTGA